DNA from Synechococcales cyanobacterium T60_A2020_003:
GCAATTCTGGGTTAGAGCCAGTATATTGATTGAGAAAGCGATCGCCCCGTTTGAGGCGATCGCTTTGTTTTTTGGGCATTCGTGTTTCGATCAACTCTATGGACATTATGGCCCCGTAAAAATCACCTCGTCTAAATCCCGACGGCTCAGGGAATACTTAAACGAACGCACCAAATCTTCACCGCCCTCTCCCGCACCCAGGTAGCGAACCGTTAACGAATCAATGTCTAGTTCAAGCTCCGCGACCCACTCCGACGTCTTAATCGTCCAACAGTTCAGGTTTTGGGGGTCTTGCTGACAGCCTTGCGATGATAGCCAAGCTTCAATATCAGGCAACGGATGGCTGTAAAGAGGGGTGTCAGCAGGAGGAAGATTCATGGCGTACTGAAACGGTAGCATAACTTAATCTCTAAATTTCTCCAATTGTAAAGGAAGATGAACCCAGCCCCAGATCGCGAACCGGGCGATCGCCCATGGCAGAGGCAAATTCCTCTAATGGCGGCACGGACGGGGAACGCCAAGCGAGTTCACCCCGACTGATGCCAATCCACAAGGCCAACAGCAAACAGCCCACAAAGGTCACGGCAAGGACAAATAGAACCGAAACTTCTCCCGACGAGAGCGGACGATCCGTGGGATCGAGGTAGGCCGACGAACGGTAGGATTTTGCTTGAGACACGGGACGATCCAGATCAAGCCGAGGCTGCACGACGGTGTAGCGCGAATAGCCAATCGAGAAATCGTAGGTTAACCGTCGCTCAGGGCTACTCAGCGTGGCATACGCTTCATTTAAGATCTGGAACTTTGCCGTTGCCACTTCGGCGGGTAGTTCGGTGGTATCTGGGTGGTAGAGTTTGCTTAACTCTCGATAGCTTTGGCGAATTTTTTGCGCTGATGCTGATGGTGAAACGTTCAGGATGTCGTAATAGGTTAGAGTCGAAGCATCCGACGTTGGGACTTGATCCGTGCGAAATTCCCGCTGAGTCACGCGATTCCTCCTTTGTGAATTATTTAGGCTAGTCTGTAGCAGGCGGTTTCAACGTAATGGGCTCGGATCAAGCGGATCTGAGCCAGGGTAAAAATAACCGGAATAATCCGGGCATAGTTTGTGGCGATCGCCCGCCACCCCAAGTCGGCTGCAAACCAGACCCACATCGCGGTACCCAGGAACGCCAACATACTGCGAGCTGCCGTATAGCGGGCTGTACTGAGGATGGCCCCCCGTGACGCCATTCGCATCCCAACCTGTGCTTGAAGGGCGATCGCCGTTCCAGCTTTCGCGGTTGCCTGCTTCGCCAGTTGATAGGTGGTGGTATGGATAGCAACTTGACGGGCAATTTGCTGCAAAATCATGGGTCGCACCACTGAGGTCATCGCGAGGGCACTACTGCCACCCAGGAGAATCCCCAACGGATTGCGTCGCAGGGAAAAGGGAAGCTGTTTCGTTAAGTCCGATTGGGAGAGCGATCGCTGCATTCGGTCATTCAAAACCTGCTGTTCCTCCCTGGGCAAGCGCTCCCAGGTGCGATGCAGCAGGAATAAAAAGATTTCTTCTTCTAGCTCAATCGTGGAGTAGGCCGTATCGTAGGGAATTTTTAAATATCGGCAGACCTGGATGAGAATGCGGCGATAGCTCAACTGATCGCTGCGTCCTTGTAAGACGGTAAATCCGTCGGCGGCTACAAATCGGAAACGCTGTTCGATGGCGTCGAGCCATGCGTAGCGATCGCGGCTTTGGACATCGATCGGTTCAGGAGTACACATATAGTCTATAGGATTGAACTTTCGCTGAAACAGAATTTCTGTCAGGAGCTGCAATTCCTCATCTGTTGCTAACTCCAGCACCGTTCTAAGCTCATCCACTGGGATACCCTCCTAACTGAGACTGTGCAGACTCCACGCCAAGCCTCAAACCACAACATTGCTTTCCGTATAGTCTACTGCCATTATTCTAAGGCTGCAGGATTCCGTTCCGCACGATCGTGATGTACGCTAGGCTGTGAGGGAAATTGCTAACAATTCATGGGCGGTTGTTATCACAGGTTATGGTCGATGTTGCAGTTGTCGGAGCCGGATTATCGGGGCTGATATGTGCCAAACAACTGCAAAAAGTGGGATATGAGGTTGCGATTGTCGAAAAATCGCGGGGATTGGGCGGACGCCTAGCCACCCGCCGCATTGCGGGCACTTGGGCCGATCACGGCGTTCGATATCTAGAACTTCAAGGTTTTCTGACACAACAGTTGCTAGACATCATGGGCGATCGCGCCATCCTCCATGCCTGGGACATTCCGGTTTCTCAGGTCAATTCCGATGACGTCATTCCACTACCAACCGGGAGATATGTGGCCGATCAAGGCCTTACTGCGGTGGCAAAAGCGCTGGCCGAGGGACTCAATATTCATCGAGGACAGCGGGTTGTGGCGATCGCCCCCCATGTCGACGGGTGGATGCTGACCTGTGAGACCGTTGCTTCCACCCCAGATGAGCCGTTGACTCACCTCACGGCCAAGGCACTTGTCCTGATGATTCCAGCCCCCCAAGCTTTGGATCTGACCCAGCCGCTAGTGGCAGAGCATCCATCGCTGCTTCAGGTCGTTCAATCTCTACAATCCGTTGAGTTTGACCCCTGCATTACGGCGATCGCCGCCTACGCCCCAGGAACGCTCGATCCTAACCCTACTATGCAAGCGTGCCACTTTACGAGTCATCCTACCCTCGCGTGGGTCAGCGTTGATGCCAGGAAGCAGAGTCGTTTTTCAACCGCCGATGCGATCGCCGTCGTTGTGCAGAGTAATGCGACGTTTGCTGAACAGCATCTTGATGATGGAGACCTCGTACCTGTAGGACAATCCCTCCTAGAGGCCGCTGCTCCCTGTCTTTCGGAATCGCTCGTTCAGCCTGAGATCGTGCAAGTTCATCGCTGGCGCTATGCCTTTTGCCGGACTCCGTATCCTACGCCCTATGTGCAGAGTGTAGAGCCAGGCTTGTTGCTCTGCGGGGGAGATTGGTGCGGCGGTAGTCAGGTGGAAGATGCCCTTGGGTCAGGTTTGCAAACGGCGATCGCCCTCGATCGCCGCATGGAGCATCGGATGGACGAACAACTGGAGGCAGGAAACTCAAGGATGGATTTGCGAGCGCTATTTTGCCTCACTTAGCCAACCGGAATGGCTCACAAGGGCCCCTTTAAAAAACAATTTCGACCAAACTGGTCTGAATCAGCTTGATCGAAAGACACTTAGTATTCTGGATAGCGAAGCCTTCTGAACAACTAGCTAGTCGGCAGCATCAGAGGCTTCCACATCCTCTTGCTCATCCGGATTTTCGTCAGACTGGCCAGCACTGGGCGAACGTCGTCGCGAGAAGCGAGATGATCCAGAGCGTTTACGGAACTTACGGGCATACGCTTGGTTGCGTAGAGCCTTCTCTTTTTTTAGATTACGGCGCTTAGCCATTCTAAACCCTCAAAACTCGATGGTAATCGTGCAAATTCAGGCGTGACGCAAAGGCCGCACAGGACAAATGCGATCGCCAATCCATTTGCAGATTGCAAATAGGTTAACGAACGTCACAGGAGATCAATACTACCATATCGCGATCGCAATGATCATCCATTCTTCAAACTTCAATACACGGGATGTGCGCCTTTTACCAAACGCTTGCAAAGACCGCTCTCTCCCCCGCCCTGTCCCAAAGGGCGAGGGAACCAGAAATGCCCGAACGTCCTTCTCCTTGGGGAGAAGAATTGGGATGAGGGCAAACTAGTTGCACATCGCGTTAAATACAGCAATTGGTGACCGTTCAGCGAATTTTCTAGGACATATCCCCACTGATGTATAGCGATCTCGCATAGGCGATCGCCTCGTCCTCGGTGTGGATTTGCCCTTCCGCATGGGCAAGTTGGATCGCTTCTAGCAGTTGTCCCACTTGCGGACCTGACCGCATTTGCAAGGCCGCCATCAGGTCTCGCCCAGTAACCATTGGCTTGGGATGGGCAACCGGATCTTGGGGACATAGAAACCGCTGCATCAGAGGCGTTAGGGCATCAATCGCAGTCCCAGAACTGACGGCTGCCAATACCACGGCGGGAAACACCGCCCCCACGCTACGGAACAGGTAATACTGATCTCGGAGCGAAAGGGTAGCAGGCTCGGAGGTCAACCCAGACATCGCCTGG
Protein-coding regions in this window:
- a CDS encoding DUF3143 domain-containing protein, with translation MNLPPADTPLYSHPLPDIEAWLSSQGCQQDPQNLNCWTIKTSEWVAELELDIDSLTVRYLGAGEGGEDLVRSFKYSLSRRDLDEVIFTGP
- a CDS encoding J domain-containing protein, whose product is MTQREFRTDQVPTSDASTLTYYDILNVSPSASAQKIRQSYRELSKLYHPDTTELPAEVATAKFQILNEAYATLSSPERRLTYDFSIGYSRYTVVQPRLDLDRPVSQAKSYRSSAYLDPTDRPLSSGEVSVLFVLAVTFVGCLLLALWIGISRGELAWRSPSVPPLEEFASAMGDRPVRDLGLGSSSFTIGEI
- a CDS encoding FAD-dependent oxidoreductase, which codes for MVDVAVVGAGLSGLICAKQLQKVGYEVAIVEKSRGLGGRLATRRIAGTWADHGVRYLELQGFLTQQLLDIMGDRAILHAWDIPVSQVNSDDVIPLPTGRYVADQGLTAVAKALAEGLNIHRGQRVVAIAPHVDGWMLTCETVASTPDEPLTHLTAKALVLMIPAPQALDLTQPLVAEHPSLLQVVQSLQSVEFDPCITAIAAYAPGTLDPNPTMQACHFTSHPTLAWVSVDARKQSRFSTADAIAVVVQSNATFAEQHLDDGDLVPVGQSLLEAAAPCLSESLVQPEIVQVHRWRYAFCRTPYPTPYVQSVEPGLLLCGGDWCGGSQVEDALGSGLQTAIALDRRMEHRMDEQLEAGNSRMDLRALFCLT